A segment of the Pseudobacteroides sp. genome:
AGTGAATATAAACACTATAAAGTATATGAAATAAATGATTTATAATCCAGACATAAAGAAACACCTATGGGCCATATTAACCCACAGGTGTTTATACTTTAGCTTATACAGACAATTCCTTGTATTTCTTATATGACATATCGAGCAGTGCCTTATCCTGAGTATATGTTACAAGTTGAAATGCATGTTCTATATAAAAGAAGCCTCCGTCCTGAAATTTCTCTTTTTCTGAAATATCAAACTCATCACTATCTGTACTCATAATAAACCAGATTATCTTATTGCAAACCGGCTTTCTACGGTTCACAGAATAAAATTCGTAACTTGTCTTTCCTGCTATTGTAATAATCTCTGCAGCTACTCCACCTTCCTCCATAACCCTTCTAAGAGCTACGTCGGCAGGCACCTCATTACTGCGAATCACACCTTTTGGAAATGTCCACTCCTCTTTCTCATTTTTAAGCAGAAATACTTTTTCTCCAAAAAACACAACACCGCCGGCACAATTTCTTTCTATCATAATGTGACCTCCGTACATCCATATTCTTAGTTTTGTTACCAATTCATCGCCTTATTATATACAAATAATATATTTTTTCAAATCTAGCTGTCATAAAACTTATATACTCGATTTATACTTTGCACAATGGAAATAACTAGACATGGCACAAGCAATTTTTTGGCGTTTGTCCATTAAGTATACCTTATAGGTAAATGACTGAATTGAGGATTTCCAGTTACATACTTGCAATGCAAATAAGCTTTGGAATTTGAGAATAGGCATTTTGATTGGTAAGTTTCTGATTTCTCGACCTATAGCCAAATCCTGATTGGGAATTATGGCTGTAATTGCTGATGATGATTTAGAATTTTCTGCATCATCTGCAAACCAATGCGTTTCATTTATAAACAATGAAAACATCTGGCTGCTAAACATCAGGACAATATAATATGCAGTTATTCTAATAGCTATTTTTCTAATCAAGACGATATACCTCTGTTACAAAAGTAATTTCTTATACCCTCTTTTAATTTATTGTTTTATTGTTATAAAATGGAATACAATTATTAAATAGAACAAGGCATCTCGCAAGATGATTACGAAACGCCTATGCTATATATGATAACATAAATGTAAATCGATGTCAATAGAGTATTGCTTTTCCACTTAATTGCTTACTGAATATTAAATACCTATTATTCAATAAAATGGCTTTACAATGGAGTATATTGAAGCACAGGCAGCTAAATTAAAATATTACTGCTCCAAATCTTTAAAACATAAGTACCAATCCATGCACATCAAACCCTGGGGATTTTGTACCCTCTCCA
Coding sequences within it:
- a CDS encoding NUDIX hydrolase is translated as MIERNCAGGVVFFGEKVFLLKNEKEEWTFPKGVIRSNEVPADVALRRVMEEGGVAAEIITIAGKTSYEFYSVNRRKPVCNKIIWFIMSTDSDEFDISEKEKFQDGGFFYIEHAFQLVTYTQDKALLDMSYKKYKELSV